A region from the Oncorhynchus tshawytscha isolate Ot180627B linkage group LG26, Otsh_v2.0, whole genome shotgun sequence genome encodes:
- the gpm6bb gene encoding glycoprotein M6Bb isoform X3 gives METTSEENQEQSQEKKGCFECCIKCLGGVPYASLVATILCFSGVALFCGCGHVALTGTISILENHFSKITSDHAMLTDVIQLMQYVIYGIASFFFLYGIILLAEGFYTTSAVKELHSEFKTTICGRCISGMFVFLTYILGIAWLGVFGFSAVPVFLFYNMWSTCAAMRSPVSNFTNVDSICVDVRQYGIIPWNATPGKACGSTLGDICNTSEFYLSYHLYIVACAGAGATVIALLIYMMATTYNFAVLKFKSREDCCTKF, from the exons ATGGAAACTACATCAGAAGAGAACCAAGAGCAGAGCCAGGAGAAAAAAG GTTGCTTTGAGTGCTGCATCAAGTGTTTAGGTGGGGTGCCGTATGCGTCACTGGTGGCTACGATCCTGTGTTTCTCTGGCGTGGCCCTGTTCTGTGGCTGTGGCCATGTGGCCCTCACCGGCACCATCAGCATCCTGGAGAACCACTTCTCCAAGATCACCTCTGACCACGCCATGCTGACCGACGT AATACAGCTGATGCAGTACGTCATCTATGGCATCgcctccttcttcttcctctatgGGATCATCCTGCTGGCGGAGGGCTTCTACACCACCAGCGCTGTCAAGGAGCTGCACAGCGAGTTCAAGACCACCATTTGCGGGCGCTGTATTAGTGGGATG tTTGTGTTCCTGACCTACATCCTGGGTATTGCCTGGCTGGGAGTGTTTGGTTTCTCCGCCGTGCCCGTCTTCCTCTTCTACAACATGTGGTCCACCTGTGCCGCCATGAGGTCACCAGTCTCCAACTTCACCAACGTGGACTCTATATGCGTGGACGTCCGTCAGTACG GTATCATCCCATGGAACGCTACACCAGGCAAGGCTTGTGGGTCCACACTAGGAGACATCTGTAATACTAGTgag ttctacctgTCCTACCACCTGTACATTGTAGCATGCGCTGGAGCCGGGGCCACTGTCATTGCTCTG CTGATCTACATGATGGCTACCACTTATAACTTTGCCGTTTTGAAGTTTAAGAGTCGAGAAGACTGCTGCACTAAGTTTTAA